The Dasypus novemcinctus isolate mDasNov1 chromosome 2, mDasNov1.1.hap2, whole genome shotgun sequence genome includes a region encoding these proteins:
- the IFGGB1 gene encoding interferon-gamma-inducible GTPase 10, with protein sequence MGQLHSSKPNDLASSFDKFFKTYHVESQIISKKTVTLIKSQLKKGNVQMAVSSISDALRDIENAPMSIAVTGETGAGKSSFINALRGVGHQGKGAASTGVVETTHKCTKYQHEKFPNVILWDLPGIGTTNWRPKKYLKKTKFGKYDFYIIISATRFKKNDAQLAIAVQKMKKKFYFVRSKIDLDLQNEERCKPNSFNKERILQEIRDNCLYNLQKANVKKPQVFLVSNFDVSDYDFPNLETTLRRQLPAHKRYIFMLCLPSVTEAAIDWKRDSLKQKVWLEALKAGVSTTKPSKVCVSDNVNSLEDTLTLYRSYFGLDDPSLENMAEDLGVSVEQLKACIKSLHLLTVKNEDESLEEKLLKYIEIVCANTERHNATGLYFRNTFYLQYHFLDTVASDAKALLKKEELFTSKVDTTQF encoded by the coding sequence ATGGGTCAGTTACACTCCTCCAAGCCCAATGATTTGGCCTCCAGCTTTGACAAGTTTTTTAAGACGTACCACGTAGAAAGCCAAATTATATCTAAAAAAACTGTCACTTTGATTAAATCACAACTAAAGAAAGGGAATGTTCAGATGGCAGTATCTTCCATTAGTGATGCATTAAGAGACATTGAGAATGCCCCAATGAGCATTGCAGTGACAGGGGAAACTGGGGCAGGAAAATCCAGTTTCATCAATGCCCTGAGGGGAGTTGGGCATCAAGGAAAAGGTGCAGCCAGCACTGGAGTGGTGGAGACAACCCACAAGTGCACAAAATACCAGCACGAGAAGTTTCCTAATGTAATTCTATGGGACCTTCCTGGCATTGGGACCACTAACTGGCGACCAAAAAAGTATCTGAAGAAAACGAAATTTGGCAAGTATGACTTCTATATTATCATTTCTGCTACACGCTTCAAAAAAAATGATGCACAATTAGCCATTGCagtacaaaaaatgaagaaaaaattctaCTTCGTTCGATCCAAAATAGACCTTGATTTACAAAATGAAGAAAGGTGTAAACCCAACAGCTTCAATAAGGAGAGAATTCTGCAAGAAATTCGAGACAACTGTCTCTATAACCTGCAGAAAGCCAATGTGAAGAAACCTCAAGTCTTCTTAGTCTCCAACTTTGATGTGTCTGACTATGATTTTCCAAACCTGGAGACCACCCTTCGGAGGCAGCTCCCAGCTCACAAGCGCTACATCTTTATGCTCTGCCTGCCCAGTGTTACTGAGGCTGCTATTGACTGGAAGAGGGACTCCCTGAAGCAGAAGGTCTGGTTGGAGGCTCTAAAGGCTGGAGTTTCAACCACCAAACCCTCCAAGGTCTGCGTCAGTGACAATGTGAATAGTTTGGAGGACACCTTAACCCTCTATAGGTCTTACTTTGGGCTGGATGATCCATCCCTGGAAAACATGGCAGAGGATTTGGGTGTATCAGTGGAACAACTCAAGGCATGCATTAAGTCTCTCCATTTGCTGACAGTGAAGAATGAAGATGAGTCCTTAGAGGAAAAACTGTTGAAGTATATTGAAATAGTCTGTGCAAATACTGAGAGACACAATGCCACTGGTCTTTACTTTAGAAATACCTTCTATTTGCAATATCACTTCCTTGATACAGTAGCAAGTGATGCTAAAGCtctccttaaaaaagaagagcttttCACATCAAAGGTGGACACTACACAGTTCTAA